One window from the genome of Ammospiza nelsoni isolate bAmmNel1 chromosome 16, bAmmNel1.pri, whole genome shotgun sequence encodes:
- the MYOZ3 gene encoding myozenin-3 yields MAIMRPGPENASSEPQLDLGKKMSTTQDLMIEELSLPNNRGSRLFQQRQKRVQRFVFEHPSGSRQLPGQGVGGSHHTGKGGPEGTVNEHMAGENAGGQENYHSELHIAASPQGGPPEVPKKSEKVLHMSKVLNPSALAPGYSSPLKEIPHEKFNATAIPKGYRSPWQELFGDRDNAVYSKNPPPMRPPAWDFRSFNRTPAPFDRALVGELFSLPTVELDNLSVLEVISHRPNFNRVAQGWVRILPESEEL; encoded by the exons cctcctcaGAGCCCCAGCTGGACCTGGGGAAGAagatgagcacaacacaggacCTGATGATCgaggagctctccctgcccaacAACCGCGGCTCCCGGCTCTTCCAGCAGCGCCAGAAGCGCGTGCAGCGCTTTGTCTTTGAGCACCCCAGCGGCTCCAGGCAG ctcccagggcaagGGGTAGGCGGGTCCCACCACACTGGGAAAGGTGGTCCAGAAGGAACAGTGAATGAGCACATG GCAGGTGAAAATGCTGGGGGCCAGGAGAATTATCACTCCGAGCTCCACATAGCAGCATCACCCCAAGGTGGCCCCCCAGAAGTACCCAAGAAGTCAGAGAAGGTCCTGCACATGAGCAAAGTGCTGAACCCCAGTGCCCTGGCCCCAG GGTACTCCAGCCCCCTCAAAGAGATCCCCCATGAGAAGTTCAATGCCACTGCCATCCCCAAGGGCTACCGGTCCCCGTGGCAGGAGCTGTTTGGTGACAGGGACAATGCTGTGTACAGCAAGAACCCGCCACCCATGAGACCCCCTGCGTGGGACTTCAGGAGCTTCAATAG GACCCCAGCCCCGTTTGACAGGGCGTTGGTTGGTGAGCTGTTCTCCCTGCCCACCGTGGAGCTGGATAACCTGAGTGTGCTGGAGGTGATTTCCCACAGGCCCAACTTCAACAGGGTGGCCCAAGGCTGGGTGCGGATCCTGCCGGAGAGCGAAGAGCTGTAG
- the RBM22 gene encoding pre-mRNA-splicing factor RBM22 has product MSTSLGSNTYNRQNWEDADFPILCQTCLGENPYIRMTKEKYGKECKICARPFTVFRWCPGVRMRFKKTEVCQTCSKLKNVCQTCLLDLEYGLPIQVRDAGLSLKDEMPKSDVNKEYYTQNMEREIANSDGTRPVGALGKATSTSDMLLKLARTTPYYKRNRPHICSFWVKGECKRGEECPYRHEKPTDPDDPLADQNIKDRYYGINDPVADKLLKRASTMPRLDPPEDKTITTLYVGGLGDTITESDLRNHFYQFGEIRTITVVQRQQCAFIQFATRQAAEVAAEKSFNKLIVNGRRLNVKWGRSQAARGKEKDKEGTTESGIKLEPVPGLPGALPPPPAAEEEASANYFNLPPSGPSAVVNIALPPPPGIAPPPPPGFGPHMFHAMGPPPPFMRAPGPIHYPSQDPQRMGAHAGKHSSP; this is encoded by the exons ATGTCCACATCGCTGGGCTCCAACACGTACAACCGGCAGAACTGGGAGGATGCG GACTTCCCTATCCTGTGCCAGACATGTCTTGGAGAAAATCCCTACATTCGGATG accaaagaaaaatatggaaaagaatGCAAG ATTTGTGCCAGGCCCTTCACGGTGTTCCGCTGGTGCCCCGGCGTGCGGATGCGCTTCAAGAAGACAGAAGTGTGCCAGACCTGCAGCAAGCTGAAGAATGTCTGTCAGACCTGCCTGCTCGACCTGGAGTATG gTTTGCCTATCCAAGTCCGGGATGCAGGACTCTCCCTTAAGGATGAAATGCCTAAATCTGACGTCAACAAAGAATACTACACCCAGAACATGGAGCGAGAG ATAGCCAATTCTGATGGCACCAGACCAGTTGGTGCACTAGGAAAAGCTACTTCTACCAGTGACATGCTGCTGAAGCTGGCCCGAACCACTCCATACTACAAACGCAACCGTCCTCACATCTGTTCCTTCTGGGTGAAAGGAGAGtgcaagagaggagaggagTGTCCCTACAG ACATGAGAAACCTACAGATCCAGATGATCCTCTGGCTGACCAGAACATCAAGGATCGTTACTATGGAATTAATGATCCTGTAGCTGACAAACTTCTGAAACGAGCATCAACTATGCCTCGTCTAGATCCTCCTGAGGACAAGACTATTACTACACTGTATGTTGGAGGGCTTGGAGATACCATCACTGAATCAGATCTCCG AAATCACTTCTACCAGTTTGGGGAGATCCGGACGATCACGGTGGTGCAGAGGCAGCAATGTGCTTTCATCCAGTTTGCCAccaggcaggctgcagaggtggctgctgAGAAATCCTTCAACAAACTCATCGTCAACGGCCGCAGGCTCAATGTCAAATGGGGAAG GTCCCAGgcagcaagaggaaaagaaaaagacaaggaaGGCACTACAGAATCAGGGATAAAGCTGGAGCCAGTTCCAGGACTTCCTGGAG CCCTCccccctcctccagctgcagaagAGGAGGCTTCTGCAAATTACTTCAATCTACCTCCAAGTGGCCCTTCAGCCGTGGTGAACATTGCCCTGCCACCCCCTCCTGGCATCGCTCCACCGCCGCCTCCAG GTTTTGGACCACACATGTTCCACGCCATGGGGCCCCCACCTCCCTTCATGAGAGCCCCAGGCCCCATCCACTACCCATCCCAGGATCCCCAGAGGATGGGTGCCCACGCAGGAAAGCACAGCAGCCCCTAG
- the DCTN4 gene encoding dynactin subunit 4, with product MASLLQSERVLYLVRGEKELRAPLPQLYFCRYCSELRSLECVSHEVDSHYCPSCLENMPSAEAKLKKNRCANCFDCPCCMHTLSTRATSIPAPLPDDPAKTTMKKAYYLACGFCRWTSRDVGMADKSVASGGWQEPENPHTQRINKLVEYYQQLAQKEKIERDRKKLVRRRNYVPLAFSDKYSLGTRLQRQRPGAPISALAGLSLKEGEDHKEIKIEPADAVEEVEPLPEDYYTRPINLTEVTTLRQRLLQPDFQPICASQLYPRHKHLLIKRSLRCRKCEHNLSKPEFNPTSIKFKIQLVAVNYIPEVRIMSIPNLRYMKESQVLLTLTNPVENVTHVTLLECEEGDPDNINSTAKVAVPPKELILAGKDAAAEYDELAEPQDFQDDPDIIAFRKANKVGVFIKVTPQKEEGEVTVSFKMKHEFKNLTAPIRPNEDGDHPSEVIWLTHHVELSLGPVLP from the exons ATGGCGTCGCTACTGCAATCGGAGCGGGTGCTGTACCTGGTGCGCGGCGAGAAGGAGCTGCGGGCGCCGCTGCCGCAGCTGTACTTCTGCCGCTACTGCAGCGAGCTCCGCTCGCTCGAGTGCGTCTCGCACGAG GTTGACTCTCACTACTGCCCCAGCTGCCTGGAAAACATGCCTTCAGCTGAAGCCAAGCTGAAAAAGAACAG GTGTGCCAACTGCTTTGACTGCCCGTGCTGCATGCACACCCTCTCCACACGGGCCACGAGCATCCCTGCGCCGCTGCCCGACGACCCGGCCAAGACCACCATGAAGAAAGCCTATTACCTGGCCTGTGGCTTCTGCCGCTGGACTTCCCGGGATGTGGGCATGGCAGACAAGTCTGTTG CGAgtgggggctggcaggagccGGAGAATCCTCACACACAGAGG ATTAACAAGCTGGTTGAGTACTACCAGCAGCTGGCTCAGAAGGAGAAGATCGAGCGGGACAGGAAGAAGCTGGTGCGACGCCGCAACTACGTCCCACTGGCCTTCTCG GACAAATACAGCCTTGGGACGAGGCTGCAGCGCCAGAGGCCCGGAGCTCCCATCAGTGCCCTCGCTGGACTCTC TCTGAAAGAAGGAGAAGACCACAAGGAGATCAAGATCGAGCCAGCTGATGCAGTGGAAGAAGTGGAGCCTCTTCCTGAAGATTACTACACAAGACCAATCAATCTGACAGAAG TGACGACTCTGCGGCAGCGCCTGCTGCAGCCTGACTTCCAGCCCATCTGCGCTTCCCAGCTCTACCCCCGTCACAAGCACCTGCTGATCAAACGCTCGCTGCGCTGCCGG AAATGTGAGCATAACCTGAGCAAACCAGAATTCAATCCAACCTCTATCAAATTCAAGATCCAGCTGGTTGCTGT TAACTACATCCCTGAAGTGAGAATCATGTCTATTCCCAACCTGCGCTACATGAAG GAGAGCCAGGTCCTTCTGACTCTGACTAACCCCGTGGAGAACGTCACACATGTCACATTGCTGGAGTGTGAGGAGGGAGACCCTGATAACATCAACAGCACTGCCAAG GTGGCAGTTCCTCCTAAGGAGCTTATTCTGGCTGGCAAAGATGCTGCAGCAGAATATGATGAGCTGGCAGAGCCTCAAGACTTCCAGGATGATCCTGA CATTATTGCCTTTAGAAAAGCCAATAAGGTGGGAGTTTTCATCAAGGTCACCCCACAGAAAGAAGAGGGCGAGGTGACCGTGAGTTTCAAGATGAAGCACGAGTTCAAAAACCTCACTGCTCCCATCAGGCCCAACGAGGATGGTGACCACCCCTCTGAGGTGATCTGGCTCACCCACCACGTGGAGCTCAGCCTCGGCCCCGTGCTCCCCTAG
- the SMIM3 gene encoding small integral membrane protein 3, with protein sequence MDLPHLTSPTDLPKHILDIWVIVLIILATILIMTALLLCPATAVIIYRVRTHPTRNGIV encoded by the coding sequence ATGGACCTCCCTCACCTCACAAGTCCCACCGACCTCCCCAAGCACATCCTGGATATCTGGGTCATCGTGTTGATCATCCTGGCCACCATCCTCATCATGACAGCGCTGCTGCTGTGCCCGGCCACGGCCGTCATCATCTATCGAGTGCGGACACACCCCACGCGCAACGGCATCGTGTGA